A window of the Paralichthys olivaceus isolate ysfri-2021 chromosome 5, ASM2471397v2, whole genome shotgun sequence genome harbors these coding sequences:
- the LOC109634127 gene encoding cytohesin-2-like isoform X1, with protein MAIRRKDSFLWGKAPPPSLPPAERGPSETVKIELLDDIQKLRLETDHFKPEIHSSEQNKNVVRNRRFLRGKKKFNMDPKTGFNYLVENDLLEWRAVSVAEFLYKEEGLSKTAIGNVLGEREEMHLEILKAYVELHEFSDLNLVQALRQFLWSFRLPGEAQKIDRMMEAFATRYCDCNPGVFQSTDTCYILSFAIIMLNTSLHNPNVKDKPSLQRFVSMNKGINNGEDLPTELLAKLYTSIRSEPFKIPEDDGNDLTLTFFNPEREGWLVKMGGRVKTWRRRWFILTDSCLYYFKYTTDKDPIGIIPLENLSIRKSQDTSRPFCLELYNPKGQKIKACKTENKGRVVQGKHQSYKLSATSAEERDNWLDAIRASVTKDPFYDLVSLRKRKLISNTSS; from the exons ATGGCCATACGCAGAAAAGACAGCTTCCTCTGGGGAAAAG CTCCACCACCGAGTCTGCCCCCGGCTGAGAGAGGGCCGAGTGAAACCGTTAAGATTGAGCTGCTGGATGACATTCAG AAGCTGAGGCTGGAGACGGATCACTTCAAACCTGAAATCCACAGCTCTGAGCAGAA taaaaatgttgtgagGAACAGAAGATTCTTAcgaggaaaaaagaaattcaacatgGACCCCAAAACT GGTTTCAATTACCTGGTTGAAAATGACCTGCTGGAGTGGCGAGCAGTGTCTGTGGCTGAGTTTCTGTACAAAGAGGAGGGACTGAGCAAGACGGCTATTGGAAACGTTCTGGGGGAGAG GGAGGAGATGCATCTGGAGATCCTGAAAGCCTACGTGGAGTTGCATGAATTCTCAGACCTGAATCTGGTGCAGGCGCTTAG GCAGTTTCTGTGGAGCTTTCGTCTCCCGGGAGAAGCTCAGAAGATTGACAGGATGATGGAGGCATTTGCAACTCGATACTGTGACTGTAACCCAGGGGTGTTTCAGTCCACAG ACACCTGCTACATCCTGTCCTTCGCCATCATCATGCTCAACACGAGTCTCCATAACCCCAACGTGAAAGACAAACCCAGTCTGCAGCGATTTGTTTCTATGAACAAAGGCATCAACAACGGGGAGGATCTGCCCACTGAGCTGCTCGCG aaactgtaCACAAGCATCCGCAGCGAGCCGTTCAAAATcccagaggatgatgggaacgACCTGACGCTGACGTTTTTCAatccagagagagagggctggCTTGTTAAAATGG GTGGGCGTGTTAaaacgtggaggaggaggtggtttATTTTGACAGACAGCTGCCTCTACTACTTTAAATACACCACA GATAAAGATCCGATTGGGATTATTCCTCTGGAGAACCTGAGCATCAGGAAGTCACAGGACACAAGTAGACCG TTTTGTCTGGAGTTATACAATCCCAAAGGACAAAAGATCAAGGCCTGCAAGACGGAGAACAAAGGCAGAGTGGTGCAGGGTAAACACCAGTCCTATAAGCTGAGCGCCACTAGTGCAGAGGAACGGGACAACTGGTTGGACGCCATCAG GGCGAGTGTCACCAAGGACCCTTTTTATGACCTGGTGTCTCTACGTAAGAGGAAGCTCATCAGCAACACGTCCTCTTAG
- the LOC109634127 gene encoding cytohesin-2-like isoform X2, with the protein MAIRRKDSFLWGKAPPPSLPPAERGPSETVKIELLDDIQLRLETDHFKPEIHSSEQNKNVVRNRRFLRGKKKFNMDPKTGFNYLVENDLLEWRAVSVAEFLYKEEGLSKTAIGNVLGEREEMHLEILKAYVELHEFSDLNLVQALRQFLWSFRLPGEAQKIDRMMEAFATRYCDCNPGVFQSTDTCYILSFAIIMLNTSLHNPNVKDKPSLQRFVSMNKGINNGEDLPTELLAKLYTSIRSEPFKIPEDDGNDLTLTFFNPEREGWLVKMGGRVKTWRRRWFILTDSCLYYFKYTTDKDPIGIIPLENLSIRKSQDTSRPFCLELYNPKGQKIKACKTENKGRVVQGKHQSYKLSATSAEERDNWLDAIRASVTKDPFYDLVSLRKRKLISNTSS; encoded by the exons ATGGCCATACGCAGAAAAGACAGCTTCCTCTGGGGAAAAG CTCCACCACCGAGTCTGCCCCCGGCTGAGAGAGGGCCGAGTGAAACCGTTAAGATTGAGCTGCTGGATGACATTCAG CTGAGGCTGGAGACGGATCACTTCAAACCTGAAATCCACAGCTCTGAGCAGAA taaaaatgttgtgagGAACAGAAGATTCTTAcgaggaaaaaagaaattcaacatgGACCCCAAAACT GGTTTCAATTACCTGGTTGAAAATGACCTGCTGGAGTGGCGAGCAGTGTCTGTGGCTGAGTTTCTGTACAAAGAGGAGGGACTGAGCAAGACGGCTATTGGAAACGTTCTGGGGGAGAG GGAGGAGATGCATCTGGAGATCCTGAAAGCCTACGTGGAGTTGCATGAATTCTCAGACCTGAATCTGGTGCAGGCGCTTAG GCAGTTTCTGTGGAGCTTTCGTCTCCCGGGAGAAGCTCAGAAGATTGACAGGATGATGGAGGCATTTGCAACTCGATACTGTGACTGTAACCCAGGGGTGTTTCAGTCCACAG ACACCTGCTACATCCTGTCCTTCGCCATCATCATGCTCAACACGAGTCTCCATAACCCCAACGTGAAAGACAAACCCAGTCTGCAGCGATTTGTTTCTATGAACAAAGGCATCAACAACGGGGAGGATCTGCCCACTGAGCTGCTCGCG aaactgtaCACAAGCATCCGCAGCGAGCCGTTCAAAATcccagaggatgatgggaacgACCTGACGCTGACGTTTTTCAatccagagagagagggctggCTTGTTAAAATGG GTGGGCGTGTTAaaacgtggaggaggaggtggtttATTTTGACAGACAGCTGCCTCTACTACTTTAAATACACCACA GATAAAGATCCGATTGGGATTATTCCTCTGGAGAACCTGAGCATCAGGAAGTCACAGGACACAAGTAGACCG TTTTGTCTGGAGTTATACAATCCCAAAGGACAAAAGATCAAGGCCTGCAAGACGGAGAACAAAGGCAGAGTGGTGCAGGGTAAACACCAGTCCTATAAGCTGAGCGCCACTAGTGCAGAGGAACGGGACAACTGGTTGGACGCCATCAG GGCGAGTGTCACCAAGGACCCTTTTTATGACCTGGTGTCTCTACGTAAGAGGAAGCTCATCAGCAACACGTCCTCTTAG
- the LOC109634127 gene encoding cytohesin-2-like isoform X3 — protein sequence MAIRRKDSFLWGKAPPPSLPPAERGPSETVKIELLDDIQKLRLETDHFKPEIHSSEQNKNVVRNRRFLRGKKKFNMDPKTGFNYLVENDLLEWRAVSVAEFLYKEEGLSKTAIGNVLGEREEMHLEILKAYVELHEFSDLNLVQALRQFLWSFRLPGEAQKIDRMMEAFATRYCDCNPGVFQSTDTCYILSFAIIMLNTSLHNPNVKDKPSLQRFVSMNKGINNGEDLPTELLAKLYTSIRSEPFKIPEDDGNDLTLTFFNPEREGWLVKMGGRVKTWRRRWFILTDSCLYYFKYTTDKDPIGIIPLENLSIRKSQDTSRPGECHQGPFL from the exons ATGGCCATACGCAGAAAAGACAGCTTCCTCTGGGGAAAAG CTCCACCACCGAGTCTGCCCCCGGCTGAGAGAGGGCCGAGTGAAACCGTTAAGATTGAGCTGCTGGATGACATTCAG AAGCTGAGGCTGGAGACGGATCACTTCAAACCTGAAATCCACAGCTCTGAGCAGAA taaaaatgttgtgagGAACAGAAGATTCTTAcgaggaaaaaagaaattcaacatgGACCCCAAAACT GGTTTCAATTACCTGGTTGAAAATGACCTGCTGGAGTGGCGAGCAGTGTCTGTGGCTGAGTTTCTGTACAAAGAGGAGGGACTGAGCAAGACGGCTATTGGAAACGTTCTGGGGGAGAG GGAGGAGATGCATCTGGAGATCCTGAAAGCCTACGTGGAGTTGCATGAATTCTCAGACCTGAATCTGGTGCAGGCGCTTAG GCAGTTTCTGTGGAGCTTTCGTCTCCCGGGAGAAGCTCAGAAGATTGACAGGATGATGGAGGCATTTGCAACTCGATACTGTGACTGTAACCCAGGGGTGTTTCAGTCCACAG ACACCTGCTACATCCTGTCCTTCGCCATCATCATGCTCAACACGAGTCTCCATAACCCCAACGTGAAAGACAAACCCAGTCTGCAGCGATTTGTTTCTATGAACAAAGGCATCAACAACGGGGAGGATCTGCCCACTGAGCTGCTCGCG aaactgtaCACAAGCATCCGCAGCGAGCCGTTCAAAATcccagaggatgatgggaacgACCTGACGCTGACGTTTTTCAatccagagagagagggctggCTTGTTAAAATGG GTGGGCGTGTTAaaacgtggaggaggaggtggtttATTTTGACAGACAGCTGCCTCTACTACTTTAAATACACCACA GATAAAGATCCGATTGGGATTATTCCTCTGGAGAACCTGAGCATCAGGAAGTCACAGGACACAAGTAGACCG GGCGAGTGTCACCAAGGACCCTTTTTATGA